The Streptomyces sp. NL15-2K genome contains a region encoding:
- a CDS encoding excinuclease ABC subunit UvrA produces the protein MPAFITLTGARENNLRDITLRIPKGRLTVFTGVSGSGKSSVVFDTIAVESQRQLNETFTWFVRNRLPKYERPHADALEDLTPAIVVDQRPIGGHSRSTVGTMTDIYSVIRVLFSRHGTPSAGPATAYSFNDPSGMCPQCDGLGRTVRPDWDRVLDSGRSLADGAVRFPPFAAGTWQGQAYTNTGELDPHKPVGEFTAAEREFLMRGRPGSKVTVNGGGGTWTTEYEGLADRFERLYLKRDLSAMSQKTRDLVRDFLAEGTCPACHGARLNQAALATRIGGRNIADCTRMQVTDLVAVLKEIDDPVAAPIAGAAITALERIDAIGLGYLSLDRETATLSGGEGQRLKTVRHLGSSLTGMTYIFDEPSVGLHPRDVGRLGDLLLRLRDKGNTVLVVEHDPDVIALADHVVDMGPGAGARGGRVVFEGTPDELAGTETLTGRCLRRRTALKEEARTATGGLWVKGADRHNLRDVTVEFPTGVLTVVTGVAGSGKSTLVAEFTDGHPDAVVVDQSSIGISARSTPATYIGIMDTVRKLFARETGAEPGFFSFNSTGACGTCEGRGIIYTDLAFMDPVTTTCHDCEGRRFRDEVLRLTVGGNSIADVLEMTADQALGFFDDSGVRRRLRALRDVELTYLTLGQPLSTLSGGERQRIKLATRLHRTGAVYVLDEPTTGLHMADVEGLLALLDRLVDAGNTVVVVEHNLDVVAHADRIIDLGPDGGRDGGRVIFEGTPRQLLEARDSHTAEHLRRATA, from the coding sequence ATGCCCGCATTCATCACCCTCACCGGAGCCCGGGAGAACAACCTCAGGGACATCACCCTCCGCATCCCGAAAGGCCGGCTGACCGTGTTCACCGGCGTTTCGGGATCGGGGAAGTCGTCCGTCGTCTTCGACACGATCGCGGTCGAGTCGCAGCGCCAGCTGAACGAGACGTTCACCTGGTTCGTGCGCAACCGGCTGCCCAAGTACGAGCGCCCGCACGCCGACGCGCTGGAGGACCTCACGCCGGCCATCGTCGTCGACCAGCGGCCGATCGGGGGCCACTCCCGGTCCACGGTCGGCACGATGACCGACATCTACTCGGTGATCCGGGTGCTGTTCTCCCGGCACGGCACCCCGAGCGCCGGGCCGGCGACGGCGTACTCGTTCAACGACCCGTCGGGCATGTGCCCGCAGTGCGACGGCCTGGGCCGGACGGTACGGCCGGACTGGGACCGCGTGCTGGACTCCGGCCGCTCGCTGGCGGACGGGGCGGTCCGCTTCCCGCCGTTCGCGGCGGGCACCTGGCAGGGGCAGGCGTACACGAACACCGGCGAACTCGACCCGCACAAGCCGGTCGGTGAGTTCACGGCCGCCGAGCGGGAGTTCCTGATGCGCGGCCGGCCCGGCAGCAAGGTCACCGTCAACGGCGGTGGCGGCACCTGGACCACGGAGTACGAGGGGCTCGCCGACCGGTTCGAGCGGCTGTACCTCAAGCGCGACCTGTCGGCCATGAGCCAGAAGACCCGTGACCTGGTGCGGGACTTCCTGGCCGAAGGCACCTGCCCGGCCTGCCACGGCGCCCGCCTCAACCAGGCGGCACTGGCCACCCGGATCGGCGGCCGGAACATCGCCGACTGCACGCGGATGCAGGTCACCGACCTCGTCGCCGTACTGAAGGAGATCGACGACCCGGTCGCCGCCCCCATCGCCGGGGCCGCGATCACGGCGCTCGAACGCATCGACGCGATCGGCCTCGGCTACCTCAGCCTCGACCGGGAGACCGCGACGCTCTCCGGCGGCGAGGGGCAGCGACTGAAGACGGTGCGGCACCTGGGCTCCAGCCTGACCGGGATGACGTACATCTTCGACGAGCCCAGCGTCGGCCTGCACCCGCGGGACGTCGGCCGGCTCGGCGACCTGCTGCTGCGGCTGCGCGACAAGGGGAACACCGTGCTGGTCGTCGAGCACGATCCGGACGTCATCGCGCTCGCCGACCACGTGGTCGACATGGGGCCGGGGGCCGGTGCGCGGGGCGGGCGGGTGGTGTTCGAGGGGACGCCGGACGAGCTGGCCGGGACGGAGACGCTGACCGGGCGGTGCCTGCGTCGGCGTACCGCACTCAAGGAAGAGGCGCGTACGGCCACCGGCGGTTTGTGGGTGAAGGGCGCCGACCGGCACAACCTTCGGGACGTGACCGTCGAGTTCCCGACCGGGGTGCTGACCGTGGTGACCGGGGTCGCCGGGTCCGGGAAGAGCACGCTGGTCGCGGAGTTCACCGACGGCCATCCGGACGCCGTCGTCGTGGACCAGTCGTCGATCGGGATCTCGGCGCGGTCGACTCCGGCGACGTACATCGGGATCATGGACACGGTACGGAAGCTCTTCGCGCGCGAGACGGGGGCGGAGCCGGGGTTCTTCAGCTTCAACTCCACCGGCGCGTGCGGCACTTGTGAGGGTCGCGGGATCATCTACACCGACCTCGCCTTCATGGATCCGGTGACGACGACCTGCCACGACTGCGAGGGGCGGCGCTTCAGGGACGAGGTGCTGCGGCTGACCGTCGGGGGCAACTCCATCGCGGACGTCCTGGAGATGACGGCCGATCAGGCACTCGGCTTCTTCGACGACTCGGGCGTACGGCGCCGGCTGCGCGCCCTGCGTGACGTCGAACTCACCTACCTCACGCTCGGCCAGCCGCTGTCCACCTTGTCCGGCGGTGAGCGGCAGCGCATCAAGCTGGCCACGCGGCTGCATCGGACGGGGGCGGTGTATGTGCTCGACGAACCGACGACCGGGCTGCACATGGCGGACGTCGAGGGCCTGCTGGCCCTGCTGGACCGGCTGGTCGACGCCGGCAACACGGTGGTGGTGGTCGAGCACAACCTGGACGTCGTGGCGCACGCCGACCGGATCATCGACCTCGGCCCGGACGGAGGCCGGGACGGGGGTCGGGTGATCTTCGAAGGAACTCCGCGACAGCTCCTCGAAGCACGGGACTCCCACACGGCGGAGCATCTCAGGAGGGCCACAGCCTGA
- a CDS encoding WhiB family transcriptional regulator: MHIDTITPADLAWQTQALCAQTGADFFFPEPGSSVREAKRICGMCEMRTACLEYALANDERFGVWGGLSEKERLHLRRTTH; the protein is encoded by the coding sequence ATGCACATCGACACGATCACCCCGGCCGACCTCGCCTGGCAGACGCAGGCGCTGTGCGCGCAGACCGGGGCGGACTTCTTCTTTCCCGAGCCGGGCAGTTCGGTGCGCGAGGCCAAGCGCATCTGCGGCATGTGCGAGATGCGCACCGCCTGCCTGGAGTACGCGCTGGCGAACGACGAGCGCTTCGGCGTCTGGGGCGGCCTGTCGGAGAAGGAGCGGCTGCACCTCAGGCGCACGACCCACTGA
- a CDS encoding ABC-F family ATP-binding cassette domain-containing protein → MPTAITCTSLSFTWSDGTPVFEDLDVAFGPGRTGLVGINGSGKSTLLKLIAGELTPADGTVRVAGEVGYLPQNVTLDTALRVDEALGIAAQRVALHAIEAGDVAEEHFETVGDDWDVEERALATLGELGLGHIELDRTLGELSGGESVLLRLAALLLRRPDVLLLDEPTNNLDLYARRRLYAAVAAWPGVMVVVSHDRELLDLVDQIADLRAGEITWYGGNFSAYEEALATEQEAAERMVRVAEADLKKQKRELVEAHTKLARRTRYANKMYDNKREPRAVMKLKKRSAQVSAGKHRIMHEEKLAEAKERLDEAVEAVRDDDVIRVDLPYTAVPPGRDVLTLLDLQLAYGARVAGGFDLRGPERIALIGRNGAGKTTLLRTIAGELEPVSGEAKAHVPLRFLPQRLDVLDGELSVAENVARFAPGATKNRIRARLARFLFRGGRADQKAATLSGGERFRAALAALMLAEPAPQLLMLDEPTNNLDMASVRQLTTALESYEGALIVASHDVPFLESIGITRWLLLDGELQEITPEAVGYPA, encoded by the coding sequence ATGCCTACTGCCATCACCTGTACCTCCCTCTCCTTCACCTGGTCCGACGGCACCCCCGTCTTCGAGGACCTCGACGTCGCCTTCGGCCCCGGCCGGACCGGGCTCGTCGGCATCAACGGGTCAGGAAAATCAACCCTGTTGAAGCTGATCGCCGGGGAACTCACCCCCGCCGACGGCACCGTCCGCGTGGCCGGCGAGGTCGGCTACCTCCCGCAGAACGTCACGCTCGACACCGCACTACGCGTCGACGAGGCCCTCGGTATCGCCGCGCAGCGGGTCGCGCTGCACGCCATCGAGGCGGGTGACGTGGCCGAGGAGCACTTCGAGACGGTCGGTGACGACTGGGACGTGGAAGAGCGAGCCCTCGCCACGCTCGGCGAACTCGGGCTCGGCCACATCGAGTTGGACCGCACCCTCGGCGAGCTCTCAGGTGGCGAGTCGGTGCTGCTGCGGCTGGCCGCGCTGCTGCTGCGCCGGCCTGACGTCCTGCTGCTCGACGAGCCCACCAACAACCTGGACCTGTATGCGCGCAGGCGGCTGTACGCGGCCGTGGCCGCCTGGCCGGGGGTCATGGTCGTGGTCAGCCACGACCGCGAACTGCTGGACCTGGTGGACCAGATCGCCGATCTGCGCGCCGGGGAGATCACCTGGTACGGCGGCAACTTCTCCGCCTACGAGGAGGCGCTCGCCACCGAACAGGAGGCGGCGGAGCGGATGGTCCGGGTCGCGGAGGCCGATCTGAAGAAGCAGAAACGCGAACTCGTCGAAGCCCACACGAAGTTGGCCAGGCGGACCCGCTACGCCAACAAGATGTACGACAACAAGCGCGAGCCCAGGGCGGTGATGAAGCTGAAGAAGCGCTCGGCGCAGGTCTCCGCGGGCAAGCACCGCATCATGCACGAGGAGAAGCTCGCCGAGGCCAAGGAGCGGCTCGACGAGGCGGTGGAGGCCGTACGGGACGACGACGTGATCCGCGTCGACCTGCCGTACACGGCCGTACCGCCGGGCCGCGACGTCCTCACCCTGCTGGATCTTCAGCTCGCGTACGGCGCGCGCGTGGCGGGCGGTTTCGATCTGCGCGGCCCGGAGCGGATCGCGCTGATCGGGCGCAACGGCGCGGGCAAGACCACGCTGCTGCGGACGATCGCCGGGGAGCTGGAGCCGGTGTCGGGTGAGGCGAAGGCGCACGTCCCGCTGCGGTTCCTGCCGCAGCGGCTGGACGTGCTCGACGGCGAGCTGTCCGTCGCCGAGAACGTGGCCCGGTTCGCTCCGGGCGCCACCAAGAACCGGATCCGGGCACGCCTTGCCCGCTTCCTGTTCCGGGGTGGCCGAGCCGATCAGAAGGCGGCGACGCTGTCCGGCGGCGAACGCTTCCGGGCGGCACTGGCCGCGCTGATGCTGGCCGAGCCGGCACCGCAGCTGCTGATGCTGGACGAGCCGACGAACAACCTGGACATGGCGAGCGTACGGCAGCTCACCACGGCCCTGGAGTCGTACGAGGGGGCGCTGATCGTGGCCAGCCACGACGTGCCGTTCCTGGAGTCGATCGGCATCACCCGCTGGCTGCTGCTGGACGGAGAACTCCAGGAAATCACGCCAGAAGCTGTCGGGTATCCCGCCTAG
- a CDS encoding GPP34 family phosphoprotein: MPNGSLSLPARLYLLAWDTARPEATDAAGPHHLVRAGALTDLVRRGLLTDEDGVATPVDLDSRTGDAVLDGLLELVRESRPHRWRAWVTLRARVTLDAVREQLTAEGYLRAEKSRVLGVFPTVEYALEHVAAVRALQEEARRFLQGPVPVEEVSDRDAAVVALAAAAELRTLLPGKDRTGHGQRLEELTERSLAASPVLRRALPEVLMAVSAPAGG, encoded by the coding sequence GTGCCCAACGGCTCGCTCTCGCTGCCGGCCCGGCTCTACCTGCTGGCCTGGGACACCGCGAGGCCGGAGGCCACTGATGCCGCCGGCCCGCACCACCTGGTCCGGGCCGGCGCCCTCACCGACCTGGTCCGGCGCGGCCTGCTCACCGACGAGGACGGCGTCGCCACGCCCGTGGACCTGGACTCCCGCACCGGGGACGCCGTCCTGGACGGGCTGCTGGAGCTCGTCCGGGAGTCCCGCCCGCACCGGTGGCGGGCCTGGGTGACGCTGCGGGCTCGGGTCACCCTGGACGCCGTACGGGAGCAGCTGACCGCCGAGGGCTACCTGCGCGCGGAGAAGAGCCGGGTCCTCGGGGTGTTCCCGACCGTGGAGTACGCCCTGGAGCACGTCGCCGCCGTCCGGGCGTTGCAGGAGGAGGCGCGCCGGTTTCTCCAAGGTCCGGTGCCGGTCGAGGAGGTCTCCGACCGGGACGCGGCCGTCGTGGCCTTGGCCGCCGCGGCCGAGCTGCGCACGCTGCTGCCGGGCAAGGACCGCACAGGCCACGGGCAGCGGCTGGAGGAGCTGACCGAACGGAGCTTGGCGGCCTCGCCCGTGCTGCGGAGGGCCCTGCCCGAAGTGCTGATGGCGGTGTCCGCACCTGCCGGTGGCTGA
- a CDS encoding SDR family oxidoreductase produces the protein MSDAIGAEELAAFHRTVGKLRALPADDPVRLRAEQVAASFAREGRLRRRKTRGVELSAADAEGMAATATGARDRREDAPLALEDGRTGGVFRKPRTCYVCKSPYRQVDSFYHRLCPECAAHNTARRGLSTDLSGRRALLTGGRVKIGFQLALMMLRDGAELLVTSRFPHDTVRRFRAEAGSEKWLDRLTVLAVDLRDPRQVLGLCEELRQEGEPLDILVNNAAQTVRRPPESYALLAAGEYEALPEGARRAPGFAPLRMLESGASSLPVALREADEAGLLPDPSPENSWSARLGDLDPAEVLETQLVNALAPTLLCDRLLPLLLASPHPRRYVVNVTAVEGRFAVRNKMAGHPHTNMAKAALNMLTRTSAAELAGQGVHMCAVDTGWITDENPAPKKARMADAGFRTPLDVVDGAARVYDPIVRGEAGHPVSGVFLKDYREAQW, from the coding sequence ATGAGTGACGCGATCGGCGCGGAGGAGCTGGCCGCCTTCCACCGCACGGTGGGCAAACTGCGGGCGCTGCCCGCCGACGACCCGGTACGCCTGCGCGCCGAGCAGGTCGCCGCCTCCTTCGCCCGAGAGGGCCGGCTGCGGCGGCGAAAGACCCGCGGCGTCGAACTGTCCGCCGCTGACGCCGAGGGGATGGCCGCGACCGCCACCGGCGCCCGCGACCGGCGCGAGGACGCACCGCTGGCCCTGGAAGACGGCCGTACCGGCGGGGTCTTCCGCAAGCCGCGCACCTGCTACGTCTGCAAGTCGCCCTATCGACAGGTCGATTCCTTCTACCACCGGCTGTGCCCCGAGTGCGCCGCGCACAACACCGCCCGCCGCGGCCTGAGCACCGACCTGAGCGGGCGCCGCGCACTGCTCACCGGCGGCCGGGTGAAGATCGGCTTCCAGTTGGCGCTGATGATGCTGCGGGACGGCGCCGAGCTGCTGGTCACCTCACGCTTCCCGCACGACACCGTGCGCCGCTTCCGGGCCGAGGCGGGCAGCGAGAAGTGGCTCGACCGGCTGACCGTCCTCGCCGTCGACCTGCGCGACCCGCGTCAGGTGCTGGGCCTGTGCGAGGAGTTGCGGCAGGAGGGCGAGCCACTGGACATCCTCGTCAACAACGCCGCCCAGACCGTGCGCAGGCCGCCCGAGTCGTACGCACTGCTCGCCGCCGGCGAGTACGAGGCGCTGCCCGAGGGAGCCCGCCGGGCGCCCGGCTTCGCGCCGCTGCGGATGCTGGAGTCAGGGGCGTCTTCCCTGCCCGTCGCGCTGCGCGAGGCCGACGAGGCCGGGCTGCTGCCCGACCCGTCCCCGGAGAACTCCTGGTCGGCCCGGCTCGGCGACCTGGACCCGGCCGAGGTCCTGGAGACCCAGCTCGTCAACGCGCTCGCCCCGACCCTGCTGTGCGACCGCCTGCTGCCCCTGCTGCTCGCCTCCCCGCACCCGCGCCGGTACGTGGTCAACGTGACCGCCGTGGAGGGCCGGTTCGCCGTGCGCAACAAGATGGCCGGCCATCCGCACACCAACATGGCCAAGGCCGCGCTCAACATGCTCACCCGCACCAGCGCCGCCGAACTCGCCGGGCAGGGCGTGCACATGTGCGCCGTCGACACCGGATGGATCACCGACGAGAACCCGGCACCGAAGAAGGCCCGGATGGCGGACGCGGGCTTCCGCACGCCGCTGGACGTGGTGGACGGGGCGGCACGCGTGTACGACCCCATCGTGCGCGGCGAGGCCGGGCATCCCGTGTCCGGGGTGTTCCTCAAGGACTACCGGGAGGCGCAGTGGTGA
- a CDS encoding acyl-ACP desaturase, producing the protein MTITSPHLGSPSSAWTDARLLYALEEVVEKELNRHLSVAKDWMPHEYVPWSDGRNFPGIFEDGEAWEKEQSKVTEIGRIALVVNLLTEDNLPSYHHEIASLFGRDGAWGTWVHRWTAEEGRHGIVMRDYLLTSRAVDPDKLEQFRMAHMSEGFESDNRHSMLHSVAYVAFQELATRVSHRNTGHQSGDPVCDRMLARIATDENLHMVFYRNLLKAAFDLAPDLTMQAVRDVIVNFRMPGHGMPGFERAAAQMAIGEIYNMRIHHDDVIQPVLRFLKVLEIDGLGPEGLKAQEELGLYMSGLDSEASKFDEKLAARKARMAARAGA; encoded by the coding sequence GTGACGATCACTTCCCCTCACCTCGGCAGCCCGTCCTCGGCCTGGACCGACGCCCGGCTGCTGTACGCGCTGGAGGAAGTCGTCGAGAAGGAGCTCAACCGCCACCTGAGCGTCGCCAAGGACTGGATGCCGCACGAGTACGTGCCGTGGAGCGACGGCCGGAACTTCCCGGGCATCTTCGAGGACGGCGAGGCCTGGGAGAAGGAGCAGTCCAAGGTCACCGAGATCGGCCGGATCGCGCTGGTGGTGAACCTGCTCACCGAGGACAACCTCCCCAGCTACCACCACGAGATCGCCAGCCTCTTCGGCCGTGACGGCGCCTGGGGCACCTGGGTGCACCGCTGGACCGCCGAGGAGGGCCGGCACGGCATCGTGATGCGCGACTACCTGCTCACCTCGCGCGCGGTGGACCCGGACAAGCTGGAGCAGTTCCGGATGGCCCACATGAGCGAGGGCTTCGAGTCGGACAACCGCCACTCGATGCTGCACTCGGTGGCCTACGTCGCCTTCCAGGAGCTGGCGACCCGCGTCTCGCACCGCAACACCGGCCACCAGTCGGGTGACCCGGTCTGCGACCGCATGCTGGCGCGCATCGCGACCGACGAGAACCTCCACATGGTCTTCTACCGCAACCTGCTGAAGGCCGCCTTCGACCTCGCGCCCGACCTGACGATGCAGGCGGTGCGCGACGTGATCGTGAACTTCCGCATGCCCGGTCACGGCATGCCCGGCTTCGAGCGGGCCGCCGCGCAGATGGCGATCGGCGAGATCTACAACATGCGCATCCACCACGACGACGTCATCCAGCCCGTCCTGCGCTTCCTGAAGGTCCTGGAGATCGACGGTCTCGGCCCGGAGGGCCTCAAGGCGCAGGAGGAGCTGGGCCTGTACATGAGCGGCCTGGACTCGGAGGCCTCCAAGTTCGACGAGAAGCTGGCGGCGCGCAAGGCCCGGATGGCGGCCCGGGCGGGCGCCTGA
- the ddaH gene encoding dimethylargininase: MPSKKALVRRPSPRLAEGLVTHIEREKVDVDLALEQWEAYVEVLRTHGWETIEVDPADDCPDSVFVEDTVVMYKNVALITRPGARSRRAETMGVEEAVARLGCSVNWIWEPGTLDGGDVLKIDDTVYVGRGGRTNAAGVQQLRAAFEPLGARIVAVPVSKVLHLKSSVTALPDGTVVGHIPKVDKPSLFPRFLSVPEESGSHVVLLGGEKLLMAASAPKTAELLADLGHEPVLVDISEFEKLEGCVTCLSVRMRGLYA, encoded by the coding sequence GTGCCCAGCAAGAAGGCCCTCGTCCGCCGCCCCAGCCCGCGTCTCGCCGAAGGCCTGGTGACGCACATCGAGCGGGAGAAGGTCGATGTCGATCTCGCGCTCGAACAGTGGGAGGCGTATGTCGAGGTCCTGCGTACGCACGGCTGGGAGACGATCGAGGTGGACCCGGCCGACGACTGTCCCGACTCGGTGTTCGTCGAGGACACGGTCGTCATGTACAAGAACGTCGCGCTGATCACCCGTCCGGGCGCACGGTCCCGGCGTGCCGAAACGATGGGCGTCGAGGAGGCCGTGGCCCGCCTGGGCTGCTCGGTGAACTGGATATGGGAGCCGGGGACGCTGGACGGCGGTGACGTGCTGAAGATCGACGACACGGTCTACGTCGGCCGGGGCGGCCGCACGAACGCGGCCGGCGTCCAGCAGCTGCGGGCCGCCTTCGAGCCGCTCGGGGCGCGGATCGTCGCCGTGCCGGTGAGCAAGGTGCTGCACCTGAAGTCGTCGGTCACCGCGCTGCCCGACGGGACGGTCGTCGGGCACATCCCCAAGGTGGACAAGCCGTCACTGTTCCCGCGCTTCTTGTCGGTGCCGGAGGAGTCCGGGTCGCACGTGGTGCTGCTGGGCGGCGAGAAGCTGCTGATGGCGGCGAGCGCGCCGAAGACCGCGGAGTTGCTCGCCGACCTGGGCCACGAGCCGGTCCTGGTCGACATCAGCGAGTTCGAGAAGCTCGAGGGCTGTGTGACATGCCTCTCGGTGCGGATGCGCGGACTGTATGCATGA